Part of the Drosophila santomea strain STO CAGO 1482 chromosome 2L, Prin_Dsan_1.1, whole genome shotgun sequence genome is shown below.
GTGTTAATTTCTTTATACATAAACGTGATGTTCCAGATGTTGATTAAATATGGAAGGTTTTCAGATAATTTCCGCTTGCGCACAAACTCACATGTTTCGTAAGATATATTTCAGTTTTACAATATAACTTTTACCTTACTCTTTTACTTAAGAAAAAACACTGTTGACAATAAGGCCTTAAACCCATAAAGAAAATGCGTGGGCCTTCTGCCACTATTTATTTAGACTCTGCGGGATTATTTGACTAGACAGTATTAGTTAATCTGAGACATCATATAGTAACAAAGACGTTAAACACCTGTTCTCACTATTTGGCAGTTCTTGGTAACTTTGCTAGCTAAAAGAAACAATCAATCAGAAACCACAAAAACCCCTTGTGATTGTTTCGAGCTTGTGGGGAACGTGTCCTGGACAGATCCTGCACAGGATCCTTGGCGGGCGGAGGAGGTATGCTCGGCAGTATTGTGCCCTGAACATTTAGTAATCGTATCGGCTGCAAGCGTGTCGTCACGTTTAGTGCCTCCTTTCCTTACACGGCAAGATAACCTAAAATATAAGTGCTATCTATTTCATCATGGAATTCGACGTAATCTAGATCTTTTGGTGCACGGGTTACATGGTTTAGTGCGTTAAGTTCCTCCATGTGTGGCGTCTTATTGCGGAAGTTACTGGTGGTCCTTCCAACTTTACTCAGGAAGATTGCTCATGACAAGTAAGTGAATGAATGGACTGGAGTCCTTTTGGTTTACACGGTATCCTTTAATTTTGACTACCATTTAAAGCTCCAGAATATTATTACCATTCCTGTTCGTCACCTTATTggtattatttgtatttcaaaataatataatcaaaagaaaaaatatcttaaatagAAAGTCTTTTCGAGTGTATTCATCCACGGTAGACGTCATAAAAGTCATTGGCTTATCGGGCTTAGATAAACCGGTCACGAAATATTTAAGGGGAAGTTGAGAGCGCAGATGAATCTCATTCAGTGTGGAGAAAGCATCTCGACCATGACGTTCAAACGGCGCTTATCCGCGGTCTTTGCCAATCCGAATTGCCTATTGGGACGCAGGAATCGGCATCAATTCCTGGTCACTCTGCTGCGTAAGGAACCAAATGATGCACAAGTGCATGACTCCAGATTCTAAAACATTATACTCCGCAGTGAGCATAGCCACCTTCTCGCATGGCCTTGGAGTGGGTTGGATGTCGCCGGTGATGAGGGAACTGCAGACCGATGAGTCGCCCCTCAAATTTCCCGTTCTCGTGAGCCAGGTGTCCTGGATAGGATCTCTCGTGGGCATTGGCAGTGTGATGGGCAATCTGATCGCCGGATTACTCATGGATCGCATTGGTCGCAAGATGATCCTCTTCTTCATTGCCATTCCGTACACGGTAAGATGAGTCGGCATTTTTGACGCCACAATTTCACCACTCTTGTATTACCTGGTATTCGTCTAGACCTTTTGGTTTCTGGTGTACTTCGTCCAGAGTGTGGAGTTCCTCTACATCGGTCGTCTGATGGCCGGCGTGACTGGTGGCGCCTGTTACGTCGTCCTTCCGACCTTCATAAGCGAAATCGCTGATACCAAGTGAGTCTCCAAGTGATGTGTGCTGAAATATACTATGGTTAACTAATTGCTCATAAATCTTTTCAGTGTGCGCGGTCGCCTAGGCTCCATTATCTTACTATCGGTGAACACGGGTGTTTTGGCGGGCTATATAGTGTCCACAAATGTGGGCTACTACACGTCTCCCCCGTTCATCATCGCCCTGCccgtattttattttatctgcAACATCTTCATTCCGGAGACCCCACATCACCTAGTTCGCAAGGGCAAATACGAAGCGGCCAAGAGGTCGTTCATGTTCTACAAAAACATCAGGAGAGAAGAAGTCAAGGCTGAGGACGAGTTCGAGGAGCTGAAGTATCTCCTAAATAAGGAGCAGACGGAGAAGGCCAAGTCCTTCGACTACAGGGTTTTTAGTAAGCAAATAAAGCAAGacattttatgtatttactttaattCTTTCCTTCATCCTTAGTTACCAAACCAGCATTTAAGGCCTACGGCTCCGCCGCTGTCCTGCTCATTAGCAATCAATTCAGTGCCAGTTTTTGTGTGACCACCTACTTGGCGGACGTCTTTGCGGCATCCTACTCCACTCTGGATCTGGGCACGTGCACCATAGTCATCGGAGTGCTCCAGATCGTGGGCAACTACGTGACCACTCTGCTGTGCGATAAGTACGGCAGAAGGATTCTCATGCTGACCTCCACTTTGGGGGCCGCCCTTTGCCTAACTGCCTTCGGCACCTTCACCTACTTCGCCAAGGACGCCAAGGAGTCCGATCTCTCTGCTGTCGGCTGGTTACCACTGCTGATCTTGTCCTGCTTCGTACTCCTCTGCAACATCGGCTTGGTGGGATGCCTCTTCGTGGTTCTCGTCGAGCTCTTTCCAGCCAAGGTGGGTTTGGTTAACTTTTCACAAGACACTAActccaacacacacacatttatttttccaGATACGATCTGTGGGCGTCTCCACCTTTGTGGTGATCCTGAGCAGCACCGTATTCCTCACGCTGAAAATCTTTCCCATCTGCATGGCGGTGTGGGGCATCTCGGCTACCATGTTGGGCTGTAGTGGAATTACGTTCTGCTGTTTTCTCTACTTCTGCTTCTTTCTGGAGGAGACCAATGGAAAATCGCTACTGGAGGCTTAGTTTGTTTACTGGAATGATAATGGGTTATCATCACACTTGTAGCACCTGTCCGATTAGCCTAAGCCAGTAGTTATCTTTACGGCCAGAGGATACAGGCCGGATACTTAAGCCGATTGCTCAGCGGAAAACCCTTTCAGTGGTCAGAGATACGTGGCCAGATGAAGACTGAATAAAGATCGGGGTGATATTTAATTCATATGTGAAGTGTATATTCGAATTTTTGGGTACAAAATGCTGATGCGGTTATTTCAAAGACCAAACTGCCTGCTTAATCGCAGGAATCGATATCAGCTGCTAACCACGCTGCTGAGTAAGTAGTCCTTTCTTGTACCATTAAGGACTCCCAGTGAATGACATTTATTTCGGACTTCATTCAGTTAATGTCATATCCATATCACacggcatcggcatcggaTGGCTATCGCCCATCCTGAGGAAGCTGCAGTCCGACTCACCCGTGGGCTTCGAGGTGAAGTCCGAGTTCGAGATCTCCTGGGTGGGC
Proteins encoded:
- the LOC120447968 gene encoding facilitated trehalose transporter Tret1, which codes for MNLIQCGESISTMTFKRRLSAVFANPNCLLGRRNRHQFLVTLLLSIATFSHGLGVGWMSPVMRELQTDESPLKFPVLVSQVSWIGSLVGIGSVMGNLIAGLLMDRIGRKMILFFIAIPYTTFWFLVYFVQSVEFLYIGRLMAGVTGGACYVVLPTFISEIADTNVRGRLGSIILLSVNTGVLAGYIVSTNVGYYTSPPFIIALPVFYFICNIFIPETPHHLVRKGKYEAAKRSFMFYKNIRREEVKAEDEFEELKYLLNKEQTEKAKSFDYRVFITKPAFKAYGSAAVLLISNQFSASFCVTTYLADVFAASYSTLDLGTCTIVIGVLQIVGNYVTTLLCDKYGRRILMLTSTLGAALCLTAFGTFTYFAKDAKESDLSAVGWLPLLILSCFVLLCNIGLVGCLFVVLVELFPAKIRSVGVSTFVVILSSTVFLTLKIFPICMAVWGISATMLGCSGITFCCFLYFCFFLEETNGKSLLEA